In the Phaseolus vulgaris cultivar G19833 chromosome 7, P. vulgaris v2.0, whole genome shotgun sequence genome, one interval contains:
- the LOC137829778 gene encoding auxin-induced protein AUX28-like, which translates to MEAGLMKEKMVFEETELRLGLGLPGNGATPTESEGVRKRGFSETQTETTTVDLMLNLSPKEAASAPSPDPRNMPKTSPKDNTLIPDPAKPPAKEQVVGWPPVRSFRKNMFAAQKSMVEESEKNSPNASFVKVSMDGAPYLRKVDLKMYKSYPELSDALGKMFSSFTIGNCESQGFKDFMNESKLMDLLNSSDCVPTYEDRDGDWMLVGDVPWEMFVESCKRLRIMKGKEAIGLAPRAMEKCKNRS; encoded by the exons ATGGAAGCTGGCCTTATGAAGGAGAAGATGGTGTTTGAGGAAACTGAACTCAGGCTCGGACTTGGACTGCCTGGAAATGGAGCCACGCCAACTGAATCAGAAGGAGTGAGGAAGAGAGGCTTCTCTGAAACTCAGACTGAAACAACCACTGTTGATTTGATGCTTAACCTCTCTCCCAAGGAAGCTGCTTCTGCTCCATCACCAGATCCACGTAATATGCCAAAGACTTCGCCTAAGGACAACACTTTGATTCCTGATCCTGCCAAACCTCCTGCTAA GGAGCAAGTGGTGGGATGGCCACCAGTGAGGTCTTTCCGGAAGAACATGTTTGCAGCACAGAAGAGCATGGTAGAGGAAAGTGAGAAGAACAGCCCTAATGCAAGCTTTGTGAAGGTGAGCATGGATGGAGCACCTTATCTCCGGAAAGTGGACTTGAAGATGTACAAGAGTTACCCAGAGCTCTCAGATGCCTTAGGAAAAATGTTTAGCTCCTTCACCATTG GAAATTGTGAATCCCAAGGCTTTAAGGATTTCATGAATGAGAGCAAGTTGATGGATCTTTTGAACAGCTCCGACTGTGTCCCGACCTATGAAGACAGGGATGGCGACTGGATGCTTGTCGGTGATGTCCCATGGGA GATGTTTGTTGAATCATGCAAGCGTCTACGCATCATGAAAGGAAAGGAAGCTATTGGACTGG